The Vibrio chagasii genome includes a region encoding these proteins:
- a CDS encoding DUF5993 family protein → MMSFIFLLLLISVISIFTRKKQLGYVIFTISLIISLYWFNHHATDTLSILL, encoded by the coding sequence ATGATGAGTTTTATTTTCTTATTACTATTAATATCGGTAATCAGTATATTTACACGTAAAAAGCAATTAGGTTATGTAATATTTACCATATCATTAATTATAAGTTTATATTGGTTTAACCACCATGCAACAGATACCCTATCTATTTTATTATAA
- a CDS encoding disulfide bond formation protein B, whose product MNNKKITIFNILGLLGITVVLLMGSILQLSLNELPCPLCLLQRLGFVMVMFGFMLNVVYGTEQRHYGIILIGALFGAATSLRQISLHVIPGTPGYGSAIFGMHYYTWAFVIFGMTISGVALLLMLWNNDCKTKEHQMTTFGKGICIIAIITVLINVISTFLECGPYECPADPISYWFSDLFK is encoded by the coding sequence ATGAATAATAAAAAAATAACCATATTCAATATACTTGGTCTTCTCGGTATTACCGTCGTTTTACTCATGGGATCAATCTTACAATTATCTTTGAATGAATTACCTTGCCCACTTTGCTTGTTGCAACGTTTAGGTTTTGTAATGGTAATGTTTGGCTTTATGTTGAACGTAGTTTACGGTACTGAGCAACGACATTATGGCATTATTTTAATTGGTGCACTATTTGGTGCTGCTACGTCCCTTCGCCAAATATCATTACATGTTATCCCTGGTACACCTGGTTATGGTAGCGCAATATTTGGCATGCATTATTATACTTGGGCTTTTGTTATTTTCGGTATGACAATTTCCGGAGTAGCACTCTTACTTATGCTCTGGAATAATGATTGTAAAACAAAAGAACATCAAATGACCACATTTGGAAAAGGCATATGCATTATTGCAATTATTACAGTGCTGATAAATGTTATTTCAACTTTTTTAGAGTGTGGTCCATATGAATGCCCAGCAGACCCTATCAGTTATTGGTTTTCCGATCTCTTTAAATAA
- a CDS encoding GNAT family N-acetyltransferase, producing the protein MIEWRVKKFAELSVDELYDFLRERVDIFIVDMKTPYSDLDGKDNHPETYHVMGYDNERLVAYSRIMAPKLGYPCDVLPLINADADDVCIGRVIVAKEYRGKQVGNQLMQVSFDTTRKIYPESSIFISAQAHLKDYYGKFGFDVVTDSYLEDGCTMLGLRYIPEVVMV; encoded by the coding sequence ATGATCGAGTGGAGAGTGAAAAAATTTGCAGAGCTATCGGTTGATGAGCTCTATGATTTCTTACGAGAAAGAGTCGATATTTTTATCGTAGACATGAAAACACCCTACAGCGACTTGGATGGTAAAGATAACCATCCCGAGACCTATCACGTCATGGGCTATGATAACGAACGTCTCGTGGCTTACAGTCGTATTATGGCTCCCAAACTTGGATACCCTTGTGATGTGCTCCCATTGATCAACGCGGATGCCGATGATGTATGTATCGGTCGTGTCATCGTCGCAAAAGAGTACAGAGGTAAGCAGGTAGGTAACCAACTCATGCAAGTAAGCTTCGATACGACTCGAAAAATTTACCCGGAAAGCTCTATTTTCATTTCAGCGCAAGCACACCTGAAAGACTACTATGGTAAATTCGGTTTCGATGTGGTGACGGACAGTTATTTAGAAGATGGATGTACTATGTTGGGCCTTAGATATATTCCAGAGGTCGTGATGGTTTAA